Proteins encoded in a region of the Mycolicibacterium neoaurum genome:
- a CDS encoding SDR family NAD(P)-dependent oxidoreductase translates to MNYPTRVAVITGASQGIGEALVAGYRGLGYAVVANSRNIVAGDDPSVLAVAGDIGVPGVGQRIIDAAIERFGRVDTVVNNAGIFIAKPFTDYTDADYDAITGVNLRGFFEVTRAALAVMPAGGHIVNVSTSLVDQATKAAPSVLASLTKGGLNAATRSLAVEYAERGIRANAVALGIIRTPMHAEDDYPALATLNPQQRIGELDDVVDAVLYLERAGFVTGEVLHVDGGQHAGH, encoded by the coding sequence ATGAACTACCCCACCCGCGTCGCCGTCATCACCGGCGCATCCCAGGGCATCGGCGAGGCACTGGTCGCCGGCTACCGCGGCCTCGGCTACGCCGTCGTCGCGAACTCACGCAACATCGTGGCCGGTGACGACCCGTCGGTCCTGGCCGTCGCAGGGGACATCGGCGTACCCGGTGTCGGACAGCGCATCATCGATGCGGCCATCGAGCGGTTCGGCCGCGTCGACACCGTCGTGAACAACGCGGGCATCTTCATCGCCAAGCCGTTCACCGACTACACCGACGCCGATTACGACGCCATCACCGGGGTGAACCTGCGCGGCTTCTTCGAGGTGACCAGGGCGGCCCTTGCGGTGATGCCCGCCGGCGGGCACATCGTGAACGTGTCCACCAGCCTGGTCGACCAGGCCACCAAGGCCGCGCCGTCGGTGCTGGCATCGCTGACCAAGGGCGGCCTGAACGCCGCCACCCGGTCACTGGCCGTCGAGTACGCCGAACGCGGTATCCGGGCCAACGCCGTCGCGTTGGGCATCATCCGCACCCCGATGCACGCCGAGGATGACTATCCGGCGCTGGCGACACTGAACCCGCAGCAGCGGATCGGTGAACTCGACGATGTCGTGGACGCGGTGTTGTATCTGGAGCGTGCCGGCTTCGTGACCGGTGAAGTCCTGCACGTCGACGGAGGCCAGCATGCCGGGCACTGA
- a CDS encoding SgcJ/EcaC family oxidoreductase, with translation MPGTERDDTATILAGVLDEWKAGIDTHDPDRTAAVFTEDTVFQGLKPYSVGRDGVYAYYAGQPAGLTVDYSFLQTRRLAATVVSGYLRADFAFADGTGVSLNLGVVLTDTAEGWRIAQYQVSAVTDSAQE, from the coding sequence ATGCCGGGCACTGAACGCGATGACACCGCGACGATCCTGGCCGGTGTGCTCGACGAGTGGAAGGCCGGGATCGACACCCACGATCCCGACCGGACCGCCGCGGTGTTCACCGAGGACACCGTCTTCCAGGGGCTCAAGCCCTACAGCGTCGGTCGCGACGGTGTGTACGCCTATTACGCGGGGCAGCCGGCGGGGCTCACGGTCGACTATTCGTTCCTGCAGACGCGACGCCTGGCGGCCACCGTGGTCTCGGGCTACCTTCGTGCGGACTTCGCCTTCGCCGACGGTACGGGGGTGAGCCTGAACCTCGGGGTTGTCCTCACCGATACCGCCGAGGGCTGGCGCATAGCGCAGTACCAGGTCAGTGCTGTCACCGACTCAGCGCAGGAATGA
- a CDS encoding LLM class F420-dependent oxidoreductase, producing the protein MRFGLFIPQGWRLDLVDIPTENHWSVMNELARHADNSTWDSVWVYDHFHTVPLPTDEATHEAWTLMAAFAAITERVKLGQMCTAMSYRNPAYLAKVAATTDIISGGRVQMGIGGGWYEHEWRAYGYGFPSAGERLGRLDEGVQIMRDAWRDGRVTLEGKHYQVNDAIVAPKPLQQGGPPLWIAGGGEKVTLKIAAKYARYTNFSSAPEDFRHKSDVLAEHCRTVGTDFDAIIRSANFNCVLGASEDEVRRRLERIRERQVGAVGEDAAPAIDAMLANVASPDSATGTPEQVIERLSRLRDLGCEYAIMYFPEAAYDRSGIELFEREVIPALSR; encoded by the coding sequence ATGCGCTTCGGACTGTTCATCCCGCAGGGTTGGCGACTCGATCTCGTCGACATCCCCACCGAAAACCACTGGTCAGTGATGAATGAACTGGCTCGTCACGCCGATAACAGCACGTGGGACTCGGTGTGGGTGTACGACCACTTCCACACGGTTCCGCTGCCCACCGACGAGGCCACCCATGAGGCCTGGACGTTGATGGCGGCATTCGCAGCGATCACCGAACGGGTGAAATTGGGTCAGATGTGCACCGCCATGAGCTACCGCAACCCGGCCTACCTGGCAAAGGTCGCCGCCACCACCGACATCATCTCCGGCGGCCGCGTCCAGATGGGTATCGGTGGCGGCTGGTACGAACACGAGTGGCGCGCCTACGGCTACGGTTTCCCCTCGGCAGGCGAGCGGCTCGGTCGTCTCGACGAGGGTGTGCAGATCATGCGGGACGCCTGGCGTGACGGCCGGGTCACCCTGGAGGGCAAGCACTATCAGGTCAACGATGCGATCGTCGCCCCGAAGCCACTGCAGCAGGGCGGGCCGCCGCTGTGGATCGCCGGCGGCGGCGAGAAGGTGACACTCAAGATCGCTGCGAAATACGCCCGCTACACGAACTTCAGCAGCGCACCGGAGGATTTCCGGCACAAGTCCGACGTCCTGGCCGAGCACTGCCGAACGGTGGGCACCGACTTCGACGCCATCATCCGCTCGGCGAACTTCAACTGCGTCCTCGGCGCTTCCGAGGACGAGGTGCGCCGGCGACTGGAGCGCATCCGGGAGCGCCAGGTCGGCGCCGTCGGCGAGGACGCCGCACCCGCCATCGACGCCATGCTCGCCAACGTCGCCTCCCCGGACTCGGCCACCGGCACCCCCGAGCAGGTCATCGAACGCCTTTCCCGGCTGCGCGACCTCGGGTGCGAGTACGCCATCATGTACTTCCCCGAGGCGGCCTACGACCGCTCCGGCATAGAACTCTTCGAGCGTGAGGTCATTCCTGCGCTGAGTCGGTGA
- a CDS encoding pyridoxamine 5'-phosphate oxidase family protein has translation MPLAREEREAFLAEPHVAALSVAAGPHRGPLTLPIWYQYVPGGQPWFLTGVGSRKHKLIEAAGHLSLMVDRVEPTVRYVSVDGAVARMDDATDDQLVEMARRYLPAEAVEPYLEMARREHGSSVAVYLRPQHWFSADMGAF, from the coding sequence ATGCCGCTGGCCAGGGAAGAGCGTGAGGCATTCCTGGCCGAGCCGCATGTGGCTGCGCTCTCGGTAGCGGCCGGCCCGCACCGTGGGCCGTTGACACTGCCGATCTGGTACCAGTACGTCCCCGGCGGACAGCCGTGGTTCCTCACCGGGGTCGGGTCGCGCAAGCACAAGCTGATCGAGGCAGCCGGGCATCTGTCGCTGATGGTCGATCGCGTCGAACCGACGGTCCGATACGTCAGCGTCGACGGTGCGGTAGCGCGGATGGACGACGCCACCGACGATCAGCTCGTCGAGATGGCCAGGCGTTACCTGCCTGCAGAGGCGGTCGAACCGTATCTGGAGATGGCCCGGCGAGAGCACGGGTCCAGCGTGGCCGTGTATCTGCGGCCGCAGCACTGGTTTTCCGCCGATATGGGTGCGTTCTAG
- a CDS encoding GGDEF domain-containing protein yields the protein MTHFASRSAAKFPAMADQRVRLLRIYLCATGFLYTYGVVFTIFPVRTDLEYANPVGGIIAVALSAVGLIQLAVRPGHTLPATAAAVMATPAVMAFHVTLTAEYMCLIAPMFLAMYLRAFYPTRRAWTWIAVLVICCLGAVAVAPAPHVGVITYLIIAVAITGAAESFGLLMRAMFTAACTDPLTGLANRAGWEMATADLVARAGARPVTVIALDIDGLKAINDTQGHSAGERRITDYATSWSRLVPRGAVLARLGGDEFAICLAGAATAERERLLDAIRSKTPGVSIGTATDAVAPAGIGELYARADADLYRGRGRPLREVSDSG from the coding sequence ATGACCCACTTCGCCTCGCGTTCGGCAGCGAAGTTCCCGGCGATGGCCGACCAGAGGGTCCGGCTGCTGCGCATCTACCTGTGCGCCACCGGTTTTCTCTACACCTACGGCGTCGTGTTCACGATCTTCCCGGTGCGCACCGACCTGGAGTACGCCAACCCCGTCGGCGGCATCATCGCGGTTGCGCTCAGCGCAGTGGGGCTGATCCAGCTGGCCGTCCGCCCGGGCCACACCCTGCCCGCGACCGCCGCCGCCGTCATGGCGACCCCGGCCGTGATGGCATTCCACGTCACCCTGACCGCCGAATACATGTGCCTCATCGCGCCGATGTTCCTGGCGATGTACCTACGGGCCTTCTATCCCACCCGCCGAGCCTGGACGTGGATCGCGGTACTGGTCATCTGCTGCCTCGGCGCGGTTGCGGTGGCTCCGGCACCGCACGTCGGGGTCATCACCTACCTGATCATCGCGGTCGCGATCACGGGAGCGGCGGAATCCTTTGGACTGCTGATGCGTGCCATGTTCACCGCCGCGTGCACCGATCCGCTCACCGGACTGGCGAATCGGGCAGGCTGGGAGATGGCGACCGCGGATCTGGTCGCGCGGGCGGGTGCGCGGCCGGTCACCGTGATCGCGCTCGATATCGACGGACTCAAGGCGATCAACGACACCCAGGGACATTCCGCGGGTGAACGGCGCATCACCGACTATGCAACCTCGTGGTCGAGGCTGGTGCCGCGCGGTGCGGTGCTGGCGCGGTTGGGCGGCGACGAGTTCGCGATCTGTCTCGCGGGCGCGGCCACCGCCGAGCGCGAGCGACTGCTCGACGCCATCCGATCGAAGACCCCGGGGGTCAGTATCGGCACCGCCACCGATGCGGTGGCTCCTGCCGGTATCGGCGAGCTCTATGCCCGCGCGGACGCCGATCTGTACCGCGGACGCGGCCGGCCGCTGCGCGAGGTGTCAGACTCCGGCTAG
- a CDS encoding helix-turn-helix domain-containing protein produces MHTVAILAYDGMTGFESGLAAEIFGMAELPGRFSAGVAPGGYEVKLCSEQPEFRMLGGAVVRTSYGIADLASADTVLIPSVRDVEQEPSDALLDAIRAADSRGARLVSICSGAFALAAAGVLDGHTATTHWIYADLLGQRYPAIEVDPAPLYVDNGRVLTSAGCAAGLDLCLHIVRRDHGVRVANDVARRLVVSPHRAGGQAQYIENPVPEPAVDGRIAAGMAWALEHLDRPITLDELAERSSLSRRSYLRQFAKATGTTPIKWLIEQRIQASLALLESSDLGVEQIATRVGFESPVTFRHHFVRQMRTTPREYRGCFAG; encoded by the coding sequence ATGCACACTGTCGCCATCCTGGCCTACGACGGGATGACCGGATTCGAATCGGGTCTTGCCGCCGAGATCTTCGGGATGGCCGAATTGCCGGGACGGTTCTCCGCCGGGGTCGCCCCCGGTGGATACGAGGTCAAGCTGTGCTCGGAACAACCCGAGTTCCGGATGTTGGGCGGGGCCGTGGTGCGCACCTCGTACGGCATCGCGGATCTGGCGAGCGCGGATACGGTGTTGATCCCCAGCGTGCGCGATGTCGAGCAGGAGCCCTCGGATGCGCTGCTCGACGCCATCCGCGCCGCCGATTCGCGTGGCGCCCGGCTGGTCTCCATCTGCTCCGGCGCCTTCGCGCTGGCCGCGGCCGGCGTGCTCGACGGGCACACCGCGACGACACACTGGATCTATGCCGACCTGTTGGGGCAGCGGTATCCGGCGATCGAGGTGGATCCGGCGCCGCTCTACGTCGACAACGGGCGGGTACTCACCAGTGCGGGCTGTGCGGCCGGGTTGGATCTGTGCCTGCACATCGTGCGCCGCGACCACGGCGTGCGGGTGGCCAACGATGTCGCGCGTCGGCTCGTCGTCTCGCCGCACCGTGCCGGCGGGCAAGCACAGTACATCGAAAACCCGGTTCCCGAACCCGCGGTCGACGGCCGGATCGCCGCCGGGATGGCCTGGGCCCTGGAACATCTCGACCGCCCCATCACCCTCGACGAACTCGCCGAGCGGTCGTCGCTGTCCAGGCGCAGCTACCTGCGCCAGTTCGCCAAGGCCACTGGGACCACGCCCATCAAATGGCTTATCGAGCAACGCATCCAGGCCAGCCTTGCGTTGCTGGAATCCTCGGACCTCGGCGTCGAACAGATCGCGACGCGGGTCGGCTTCGAATCACCGGTGACCTTCCGCCATCACTTCGTCCGGCAGATGCGGACCACGCCGCGCGAGTATCGTGGGTGCTTCGCCGGATAG
- a CDS encoding 3-hydroxyacyl-CoA dehydrogenase NAD-binding domain-containing protein: MAENTIKWEQDADGIVTLTLDDPTGSANVMNEHYKQSMHDAVERLVAEKDSITGVVIASAKKTFFAGGDLKGMINIGPDDAQQAFEEVEFIKADLRKLETLGKPVVTAINGAALGGGLEIALATHHRIAADVKGVVIGLPEVTLGLLPGGGGVARTVRMFGIQKAFMEVLSQGTRFNPAKALEIGLVDRLVPSVDELIPAAKKWIKDNPEGGVQPWDVKGYKMPGGTPSSPGLAAILPSFPALLKKQLKGAPMPAPRAILAAAVEGAQVDFEGATRIESRYFTQLVTGQVAKNMIQAFFLDLQAINGGASRPEGIAPVPIKKIGVLGAGMMGAGIAYVSAKAGYDVVLKDVSIEAAQKGKAYSEGLEAKALKRGKTTEERSAALLSKITPTADPADLAGVDFVIEAVFENQELKHKVFQEIEDIVEPNALLGSNTSTLPITGLATGVKRQEDFIGIHFFSPVDKMPLVEIIKGEKTSDEALARVFDYTLAIKKTPIVVNDSRGFFTSRVIGTFVNEALAMLGEGIEAATIEQAGAQAGYPAAPLQLSDELNLELMHKIAGETRKAAEANGETYVPHPAEAVVEKMIEIGRPSRLKGAGFYEYADGKRVGLWSGLKETFNSGSATIELQDAIDRMLFAEALETQKCLDEGVLTSTADANIGSIMGIGYPPYTGGSAQFIVGYEGPHGVGKAAFVARAKELAARYGDRFNPPASLEG, encoded by the coding sequence ATGGCAGAGAACACCATCAAGTGGGAGCAGGATGCCGACGGCATCGTCACCCTGACGCTGGACGACCCGACCGGGTCGGCCAACGTGATGAACGAGCACTACAAGCAGTCCATGCATGACGCGGTGGAACGCCTTGTCGCCGAGAAGGATTCGATCACCGGTGTGGTGATCGCCAGCGCGAAGAAGACCTTTTTCGCCGGCGGTGACCTCAAGGGCATGATCAACATCGGTCCCGACGATGCCCAGCAGGCATTCGAGGAGGTCGAGTTCATCAAGGCCGATCTGCGCAAGCTGGAGACCCTCGGCAAGCCCGTCGTGACCGCGATCAACGGCGCCGCGCTCGGTGGCGGTCTTGAGATCGCGCTGGCCACCCATCACCGCATCGCCGCCGATGTCAAGGGTGTCGTCATCGGCCTGCCCGAGGTGACCCTGGGCCTGCTGCCCGGCGGTGGCGGCGTGGCCCGCACCGTGCGGATGTTCGGCATCCAGAAGGCCTTCATGGAGGTGCTCAGCCAGGGCACCCGGTTCAACCCGGCCAAGGCCCTCGAAATCGGACTCGTGGATCGGCTCGTCCCGTCCGTGGATGAACTCATCCCGGCGGCCAAGAAGTGGATCAAGGACAACCCCGAGGGCGGCGTGCAGCCGTGGGATGTCAAGGGCTACAAGATGCCCGGGGGTACCCCGAGCAGCCCCGGCCTCGCCGCGATCCTGCCGTCCTTCCCGGCGCTGCTCAAGAAGCAGCTCAAGGGTGCGCCGATGCCGGCCCCGCGGGCCATCCTTGCCGCGGCCGTCGAGGGCGCTCAGGTGGACTTCGAGGGGGCGACTCGCATCGAGAGCCGCTACTTCACCCAGCTGGTCACCGGTCAGGTCGCCAAGAACATGATCCAGGCCTTCTTCCTGGACCTGCAGGCCATCAACGGTGGCGCATCGCGTCCCGAGGGCATCGCGCCGGTGCCGATCAAGAAGATCGGTGTGCTGGGTGCGGGCATGATGGGCGCCGGTATCGCCTACGTGTCGGCCAAGGCCGGTTATGACGTCGTGCTCAAGGACGTCTCGATCGAGGCGGCGCAGAAGGGCAAGGCCTACTCCGAGGGTCTGGAAGCCAAGGCGCTCAAGCGTGGCAAGACCACCGAGGAACGATCTGCTGCATTGCTCTCGAAGATCACCCCGACCGCCGACCCCGCCGATCTGGCCGGTGTGGACTTCGTGATCGAGGCCGTTTTCGAGAACCAGGAACTCAAGCACAAGGTGTTCCAGGAGATCGAGGACATCGTCGAGCCCAACGCCCTGCTCGGTTCGAACACCTCCACCCTGCCGATCACCGGTCTGGCCACCGGTGTCAAGCGCCAGGAGGATTTCATCGGGATCCACTTCTTCAGCCCCGTGGACAAGATGCCGCTGGTCGAGATCATCAAGGGCGAGAAGACCTCCGACGAGGCGCTGGCCCGCGTGTTCGACTACACGCTGGCCATCAAGAAGACCCCGATCGTGGTCAACGACAGCCGTGGCTTCTTCACCAGCCGCGTCATCGGCACCTTCGTCAACGAGGCGCTCGCGATGCTTGGTGAGGGCATCGAGGCCGCCACCATCGAGCAGGCCGGAGCCCAGGCCGGATACCCGGCCGCACCGCTGCAGCTCTCCGATGAGTTGAACCTGGAGCTCATGCACAAGATCGCCGGCGAGACCCGCAAGGCGGCCGAGGCGAACGGTGAGACCTACGTGCCGCACCCGGCCGAAGCGGTCGTTGAGAAGATGATCGAGATCGGTCGCCCGTCGCGTCTGAAGGGTGCCGGCTTCTACGAGTACGCCGACGGCAAGCGGGTCGGACTGTGGTCGGGGCTCAAGGAGACCTTCAACTCCGGTAGCGCCACCATCGAGCTGCAGGATGCCATCGACCGCATGCTGTTCGCCGAGGCTCTGGAGACCCAGAAGTGCCTCGACGAGGGCGTGCTGACCTCGACCGCCGATGCCAACATCGGCTCGATCATGGGTATCGGCTACCCGCCGTACACCGGTGGTTCGGCGCAGTTCATCGTCGGCTACGAAGGCCCGCACGGTGTCGGCAAGGCCGCGTTCGTGGCCCGTGCCAAGGAGCTGGCGGCCCGCTACGGCGATCGCTTCAACCCGCCCGCCTCGCTGGAGGGCTGA
- a CDS encoding acetyl-CoA C-acetyltransferase, with the protein MSEGAFIYEAIRTPRGKQRGGALNEIKPVNLVVGLIDEIRARYPDLDENLISDVILGVVSPVGDQGGDIARTAVLVSGLPETTGGFQLNRFCASGLEAVNLGAQKVSSGWDDLVLVGGVESMSRVPMGSDGGAWAGDPETNYRVGFVPQGIGADLIATIEGFSREDVDAYAARSQERAAAAWSGGYFAKSVVPVKDQNGLVVLDHDEHMRPGTTVESLGKLKPAFADLGAMGGFDDVALQKYHYVEKINHVHTGGNSSGIVDGAALVLIGSEAAGKAQGLTPRARVVATATSGADPVIMLTGPTPATKKVLDRAGLTVDDIDLFELNEAFASVVMKFQKDLNIPDEKLNVNGGAIAMGHPLGATGAMITGTMVDELERRGAKRALITLCVGGGMGVATIIERV; encoded by the coding sequence ATGTCCGAAGGTGCCTTCATCTATGAGGCCATCCGCACCCCGCGCGGTAAGCAGCGCGGCGGCGCCCTCAACGAGATCAAGCCGGTCAACCTCGTCGTAGGCCTGATCGACGAGATCCGGGCCCGCTACCCCGACCTCGACGAGAACCTGATCAGCGACGTCATCCTGGGTGTCGTGTCCCCGGTCGGCGATCAGGGCGGCGATATCGCCCGTACCGCGGTGCTGGTGTCGGGTCTGCCCGAGACCACCGGTGGTTTCCAGCTCAACCGGTTCTGCGCCTCGGGCCTGGAGGCCGTCAACCTGGGTGCCCAGAAGGTGTCCTCGGGCTGGGATGACCTGGTCCTCGTCGGCGGCGTCGAGTCGATGAGCCGCGTCCCGATGGGTTCTGACGGCGGTGCATGGGCCGGCGACCCCGAGACCAACTACCGCGTCGGATTCGTCCCGCAGGGCATCGGCGCCGATCTGATCGCCACCATCGAGGGCTTCTCCCGCGAGGACGTCGACGCCTACGCCGCGCGCTCGCAGGAGCGGGCCGCTGCGGCATGGTCGGGCGGCTACTTCGCCAAGTCCGTGGTGCCCGTCAAGGATCAGAACGGTCTGGTCGTGCTCGATCACGACGAGCACATGCGTCCGGGCACCACCGTGGAGAGCCTGGGCAAGCTCAAGCCCGCCTTCGCGGATCTGGGTGCGATGGGCGGCTTCGACGACGTGGCGCTGCAGAAGTACCACTACGTGGAGAAGATCAACCACGTCCACACCGGCGGTAACAGCTCGGGCATCGTCGACGGCGCCGCACTGGTGCTGATCGGCAGCGAGGCCGCGGGCAAGGCCCAGGGGCTGACCCCGCGGGCGCGCGTGGTGGCCACCGCCACCAGCGGCGCCGACCCGGTGATCATGCTCACCGGACCCACCCCGGCGACCAAGAAGGTGCTCGACCGCGCCGGACTGACCGTCGACGATATCGACCTGTTCGAGCTGAACGAGGCGTTCGCCTCGGTCGTGATGAAGTTCCAGAAGGATCTCAACATCCCGGACGAGAAGCTCAACGTCAACGGCGGCGCCATCGCGATGGGTCACCCGTTGGGTGCCACCGGCGCCATGATCACCGGAACCATGGTCGACGAGCTCGAGCGTCGCGGTGCCAAGCGTGCGCTGATCACGCTGTGCGTCGGCGGCGGTATGGGCGTGGCCACCATCATCGAGCGCGTCTAG
- a CDS encoding alkene reductase: MTDQTFRLAPDAGLLTPLQVGATETANRVFMAPLTRSRAQSDATPSDLAALYYSQRAGAGLIISEATAICEQANGAYMNTPGIYTDRHQQAWADIADAVHARGGKMFVQLWHVGRMAHPDISGFETVGPSAVAADMLTHTPSGKQPLPVPRALTEEEIGTIIGQFRGAARRAVDAGMDGVEIHSANGYLLHEFLSDVVNLRTDAYGGSAENRARLTAEVVEAVADEIGADRVGLRISPGNGAGDMRENDQIGAYEALLNRIRPLGPAYLHVLIDPSTQTFGALRALWPDTLVLNTGRDTGTDFCQLESLVDWGAASAVAVGRSWLANPDLIDRLLLGAELNEPDVPTFYASGPAGYVDYPTLAEAEPQSA, encoded by the coding sequence ATGACCGACCAGACCTTCCGTCTCGCGCCCGATGCCGGCCTGCTCACGCCGTTGCAGGTCGGAGCCACCGAGACCGCCAACCGGGTGTTCATGGCACCACTGACGCGCTCGCGCGCGCAATCCGATGCCACCCCGTCGGATCTCGCGGCGCTGTATTACTCCCAGCGCGCGGGTGCCGGGCTGATCATCAGTGAGGCCACCGCGATCTGCGAGCAGGCCAACGGCGCCTACATGAACACCCCGGGCATCTACACCGACCGGCACCAGCAGGCCTGGGCCGATATCGCCGATGCGGTGCACGCCCGGGGCGGGAAGATGTTCGTGCAGCTCTGGCATGTGGGGCGGATGGCGCATCCGGATATCAGCGGGTTCGAGACGGTGGGTCCCTCGGCGGTCGCCGCGGACATGCTCACCCACACCCCGTCGGGCAAACAGCCCTTACCGGTGCCGCGTGCGCTCACCGAGGAGGAGATCGGCACCATCATCGGCCAGTTCCGTGGCGCGGCCCGTCGTGCCGTCGATGCCGGCATGGACGGGGTGGAGATCCACTCTGCCAATGGTTACCTGTTGCACGAGTTCCTCTCCGATGTGGTGAACCTGCGCACCGACGCCTACGGCGGGTCTGCGGAGAATCGCGCCCGGCTGACCGCGGAGGTCGTGGAGGCGGTCGCCGACGAGATCGGTGCGGACCGCGTCGGGCTGCGGATCTCACCGGGAAATGGTGCGGGGGATATGCGTGAGAACGATCAGATCGGCGCTTACGAGGCGTTGCTGAACCGGATCCGCCCGTTGGGGCCGGCCTATCTGCACGTCCTGATCGACCCCAGCACGCAGACGTTCGGGGCACTGCGGGCCCTGTGGCCTGACACTCTGGTGCTCAACACCGGCCGCGATACCGGAACCGATTTCTGCCAGCTGGAGTCCCTGGTCGACTGGGGTGCGGCGAGCGCCGTCGCGGTGGGCCGCAGCTGGCTGGCCAACCCGGACCTGATCGATCGGCTGTTGCTCGGGGCCGAGCTGAACGAGCCCGACGTGCCGACCTTCTACGCCTCCGGACCTGCCGGGTACGTGGACTATCCGACGCTGGCGGAGGCAGAGCCGCAGTCGGCCTGA
- a CDS encoding helix-turn-helix transcriptional regulator encodes MAGAYAEVLGSSASIETRAHEMLEALSARAASSASAISLWDPIRRRHVAVANHGYPDHVMEHLNTWFIDHDPLFDTMRVRGLGALRWRDFPEYRDTYSVQGVFAPAGFDEGLSARLVTADGSYAGTIHVNCDDARYPTDNDVAEINSLRAQMAAQLDFSSRPRMVAELMAPEAQAWAIDGDGQAHLLIHGDTFAAPLDRALVAEMVLATRATGLGLRPEATRWFDGAGWLHSRIIDTARRFERDSLSGVLLVTRDPLPFGITARELDALTLAAQGLTNNQIAARLFISVRTAGHHLESAMVKLGASNRAACVSHAVTWGLLSGRLLAGNVWAADSA; translated from the coding sequence ATGGCAGGCGCATATGCGGAGGTGCTGGGCAGCAGCGCGAGTATCGAGACGCGCGCCCACGAGATGCTCGAGGCGCTGAGCGCGCGGGCGGCGTCATCGGCATCGGCGATCAGCCTGTGGGATCCGATCCGCCGCCGGCACGTAGCCGTCGCCAACCACGGCTACCCCGATCATGTGATGGAGCATCTGAACACCTGGTTCATCGATCACGATCCGCTGTTCGACACGATGCGGGTGCGCGGCCTCGGCGCTCTGCGCTGGCGTGACTTTCCCGAGTACCGCGACACCTATTCCGTTCAGGGTGTTTTCGCCCCGGCCGGTTTCGACGAGGGGCTGTCGGCGCGGCTGGTCACCGCGGACGGCAGTTATGCCGGAACCATCCACGTCAACTGTGACGACGCCCGCTATCCGACCGATAACGATGTGGCCGAGATCAATTCGCTGCGCGCGCAGATGGCCGCACAGCTCGACTTCTCCTCACGCCCGCGCATGGTTGCCGAACTCATGGCGCCCGAGGCACAGGCGTGGGCGATCGACGGTGACGGGCAGGCGCATCTGCTGATCCACGGCGACACCTTCGCGGCCCCACTGGACCGCGCACTGGTAGCCGAGATGGTGTTGGCCACCCGGGCAACGGGTTTGGGCTTGCGACCCGAGGCCACTCGGTGGTTCGACGGCGCCGGCTGGCTACACAGCAGGATCATCGACACCGCCCGCCGCTTCGAGCGCGACAGCCTCTCCGGTGTACTGCTGGTGACCAGGGATCCGTTGCCGTTCGGTATCACCGCCCGCGAGCTCGACGCCCTGACGCTCGCGGCACAGGGCCTGACGAACAATCAGATTGCCGCCCGGCTGTTCATCAGCGTCCGTACCGCAGGCCACCATCTGGAGAGTGCGATGGTCAAACTGGGCGCGAGCAACCGGGCGGCGTGTGTGTCACACGCGGTGACCTGGGGTCTGCTCTCGGGGCGGCTGCTGGCGGGGAATGTTTGGGCCGCCGACAGCGCTTAG